The Paenibacillus uliginis N3/975 genome has a window encoding:
- a CDS encoding beta-ketoacyl synthase N-terminal-like domain-containing protein yields the protein MNNVKRFILDQLGKQILSQQEAVQLLSELQNKETESTQEIAIIGTACRLPMSNNPEEFWDNLLNGRTCLSPKPADKLIYEKVFKNKHYAEFVGMNQITDDHENLEDFLGLFVEDMDKFDANFFGIPPREAKCIDPEQRVFMEVAWSAIEDAGYGAENIKNTKTGVFVGKDSTTTTEYKYITEWDQMTLSGIWSGILASRINYIFNLKGPAMVLDTACSSGLVAIHEACNSIRNQECEMALAGGISIGSKGAKSVSETEKADEEANGVMQAVSSNDNRVRSFDKKSSGTVFGEGVVVFVLKSLTKAVKDRDHIYGIIKGSAINNDGASNGLTAPNPLAQEEVIIDAWKRAKVAPESISYVEAHGTATQLGDPIEILSLSNAFSKYTDRKQFCGIGSVKTSIGHTVGASGPANLLKVLLSMNQHTLPPSLHFEEPNPHINFMDSPIFVVDKVTHWEDNEQPLRAGVSSYGFSGTNCHMVVEEYQKVQETKTGISRNNILTLSAKTETAMLNIIKNYNKYLENKTQLNIDNLCFTANTGRGDYGYRVAMVINSLEQLKEKIALLSQSGLKSIEDKQIFYNKNHVVSDKRQHKQEGEITESELRHIKSQAQKIADTLKDREEDEDYCAMLLDLCALYVKGANVDWTQVYRQGLYSRIPLPTYPFDRTHYWGDVKVTKIVSEDAAANNQALHPLVERCLVDSMRQNIYLMNFNLKKHWVLQDHKIMGGNILPGTAYIEVIKESFRQCYDNENVVIKNIVFLSPLVASVEDEDLETHIVITKEEGDASFSVVSRHANANGDTWIEHARGNAYFHNDTVGKTAEFNSIVTDPEVTVLPLKTTLDENGMNAFGERWNCVQHFYQNKDEEGLTIYTEVKIPDKLSKDLEEYACHPGLMDTAVNMATMLLYQGEEHFLPFSYKGLKFYKKLPGHFYSKIRRIPKGNDSEIMSFNVVLADMEGNIIAEIEETSLKKINDIHEYVNNSFYGVRWAPQAADKSESLIPDGDILIFTDQSGLSSDLAGRLQTLDNHLYFVSFGEAFAKLDSSHYTVGSSEEDYLKLLESIGPENISTVYHLGTINFNQTDFALEQYPAALNQGLYSLLYLTRGFLNMKNNNVNFVLLTENAHAIDNEEAYIKPANASFLALAKATQAECPLYTYKCIDIDYLTSIDTVMNEALRIDKQAFRVAYRNNVRYTEMLVTIDVQPDDIKEVKIKNEGIYLITGGTGGLGLETALLLGDSGPCNICLLGRRKLQERSEWQAVLDKEEDKKACSLIRGIQRLESKGCNVILRYSDVCDIGQMNIIVEELKAVYGRINGVVHCAGVAGEGFLFRKDMDIFNSVLTPKVFGTVIIDELTRDQELDFFILFSSMQSLFGGLGQGDYTAANAFLDAYASYLLKKGLAAQTVNWPGWSETGMAVDYQVADSLTMFKSLDTHVAISALDNVINSKLSNVVPGQINLDMLWQIGEDNLPFGLSDDLQKKLARYKRKNKDIGSKEVKKLLNPEDLLILGKGKEYTEAEKNVAYIYAITLDLDEIDIYENFNSIGGDSIHAMQLMKELGSIYPGMVDISDIFTYPTVEELAAFIDKKRAVGKADIVTLM from the coding sequence GAAGAGTTCTGGGACAATTTGCTGAACGGAAGAACCTGTTTGAGCCCCAAGCCGGCAGACAAGCTGATCTACGAAAAAGTATTTAAAAATAAACATTATGCGGAATTTGTCGGGATGAATCAAATTACCGACGACCATGAGAATTTGGAAGATTTCTTAGGGTTGTTTGTTGAAGATATGGATAAATTTGATGCGAACTTCTTCGGTATCCCTCCGAGAGAAGCGAAATGTATAGATCCAGAACAGCGGGTTTTCATGGAAGTCGCATGGAGCGCGATTGAAGATGCTGGTTATGGGGCGGAGAATATTAAAAATACCAAAACAGGTGTTTTTGTTGGCAAGGATAGTACAACCACAACTGAATATAAATACATTACTGAATGGGATCAAATGACACTGAGTGGAATCTGGAGCGGCATTCTTGCCAGCCGGATCAACTACATTTTCAATCTGAAAGGGCCAGCAATGGTACTCGATACAGCTTGCTCCTCTGGATTAGTTGCGATTCATGAGGCCTGCAATTCAATTCGAAATCAGGAATGTGAAATGGCTCTTGCCGGTGGGATTTCTATTGGCTCAAAGGGCGCTAAATCGGTTAGTGAAACGGAAAAGGCAGATGAAGAGGCCAATGGCGTTATGCAGGCAGTCTCATCAAATGATAACCGGGTACGTTCCTTTGACAAAAAGTCCAGCGGAACTGTTTTTGGTGAAGGTGTTGTCGTATTTGTACTAAAGTCGCTCACAAAAGCGGTGAAAGATCGTGACCATATTTACGGTATTATCAAAGGCAGTGCGATTAACAATGATGGTGCTTCTAATGGTCTGACCGCCCCGAACCCGCTGGCGCAAGAGGAAGTGATCATTGATGCGTGGAAGCGGGCTAAAGTTGCGCCCGAATCTATTAGCTATGTAGAAGCACATGGGACGGCCACACAACTGGGTGATCCGATTGAAATTCTAAGTCTTTCGAATGCCTTTTCGAAATACACTGATAGAAAACAATTCTGCGGCATTGGTTCTGTCAAGACAAGTATCGGACATACGGTCGGAGCTTCTGGGCCTGCAAACCTGTTAAAAGTATTGTTATCAATGAATCAGCATACGTTACCACCGAGCCTGCATTTCGAAGAACCAAATCCGCATATTAATTTTATGGATTCGCCGATTTTTGTAGTAGATAAAGTCACACATTGGGAAGATAATGAGCAGCCACTCCGTGCAGGTGTTAGCTCCTACGGTTTCAGTGGGACAAACTGTCATATGGTTGTTGAGGAATATCAAAAAGTACAGGAAACGAAAACGGGCATATCCAGGAATAATATTTTGACGCTATCTGCGAAAACAGAGACTGCCATGCTTAATATCATCAAGAATTACAATAAATACTTGGAAAATAAAACACAGTTAAATATTGACAATCTTTGTTTCACAGCCAATACGGGACGGGGAGATTACGGATATCGTGTGGCTATGGTTATTAATAGTCTGGAGCAATTGAAGGAAAAAATCGCATTGCTCAGTCAAAGCGGATTGAAATCCATCGAAGACAAACAGATCTTTTATAACAAGAACCACGTTGTATCCGACAAACGCCAGCATAAGCAGGAAGGAGAAATTACCGAAAGCGAGCTTCGCCACATCAAATCTCAAGCCCAGAAGATTGCGGATACATTGAAGGATCGTGAAGAGGACGAGGACTATTGTGCAATGCTTTTAGATTTATGTGCCTTGTATGTTAAGGGGGCTAATGTAGACTGGACCCAGGTATACCGTCAGGGGCTTTATAGTCGTATCCCATTACCAACCTATCCATTTGATAGAACTCATTACTGGGGCGATGTCAAAGTGACGAAAATTGTAAGCGAGGATGCTGCAGCGAACAATCAGGCACTCCATCCTCTGGTTGAGAGATGTCTTGTCGACTCCATGAGACAAAACATATATCTGATGAACTTTAATCTTAAGAAGCATTGGGTACTGCAGGACCATAAAATTATGGGCGGCAATATACTTCCCGGCACAGCGTACATTGAGGTCATTAAAGAATCATTCCGGCAGTGCTATGACAACGAGAACGTTGTGATTAAAAACATTGTATTCCTTTCTCCGTTGGTAGCCTCTGTTGAAGATGAGGATCTGGAAACTCATATCGTTATTACTAAGGAAGAGGGCGATGCAAGCTTCTCTGTTGTTTCTAGACATGCGAACGCAAATGGTGACACTTGGATTGAACATGCAAGAGGCAATGCATATTTTCATAACGACACCGTCGGAAAAACAGCTGAATTTAACAGCATTGTGACAGATCCTGAGGTGACTGTGCTTCCGTTAAAGACAACGTTGGACGAGAACGGAATGAACGCTTTTGGGGAAAGATGGAACTGCGTACAGCATTTCTATCAGAATAAGGATGAGGAAGGCCTAACCATCTATACGGAAGTTAAAATTCCCGATAAGTTATCAAAGGATTTGGAAGAATATGCTTGCCATCCCGGTTTGATGGATACAGCCGTCAATATGGCCACCATGCTGCTCTATCAAGGTGAAGAACACTTCTTACCGTTCTCCTATAAGGGCCTGAAGTTCTACAAAAAGCTACCGGGACACTTTTACAGCAAAATCAGAAGAATTCCAAAAGGTAATGATTCCGAAATCATGAGCTTTAATGTGGTGCTTGCGGATATGGAAGGAAACATTATTGCCGAAATAGAAGAAACATCACTGAAGAAGATCAATGATATCCATGAGTACGTAAATAATTCTTTTTATGGGGTAAGGTGGGCTCCGCAAGCGGCGGATAAGAGTGAGAGCTTGATTCCAGATGGTGATATCCTGATCTTTACGGATCAATCCGGGTTATCAAGTGATCTAGCAGGTAGACTCCAGACATTAGATAACCATCTGTATTTTGTATCCTTCGGTGAGGCTTTCGCAAAGCTTGATTCGTCACACTACACCGTAGGTTCATCGGAAGAGGATTATTTGAAGCTTCTGGAATCGATTGGCCCGGAGAATATCTCAACTGTCTATCACTTGGGCACTATTAATTTTAACCAAACGGACTTTGCCCTTGAGCAGTATCCTGCGGCGTTAAATCAAGGCCTGTACTCCCTGCTCTACCTGACAAGAGGCTTTTTGAACATGAAAAATAACAATGTGAATTTTGTCTTACTGACTGAAAATGCTCATGCTATTGACAACGAAGAAGCCTATATCAAACCTGCTAACGCATCATTTTTAGCTCTGGCCAAAGCGACTCAAGCGGAATGCCCATTATACACATACAAATGTATCGACATCGATTATCTTACCAGTATTGACACAGTGATGAACGAAGCGCTTCGCATAGATAAGCAAGCCTTCCGTGTCGCTTACCGCAACAATGTGCGCTATACCGAAATGCTAGTAACTATCGACGTTCAGCCTGATGATATTAAGGAAGTTAAAATCAAAAATGAAGGAATCTATCTGATCACTGGAGGGACAGGCGGTCTCGGCTTAGAAACCGCATTGCTTTTGGGAGATTCGGGACCATGCAATATCTGTTTATTAGGCCGGAGAAAGCTACAGGAACGTTCCGAATGGCAAGCTGTGTTAGATAAAGAAGAAGACAAAAAAGCATGCAGTTTAATCCGCGGCATTCAGCGTCTTGAAAGCAAAGGATGCAACGTCATTCTACGGTATTCAGATGTGTGTGATATTGGTCAAATGAATATCATCGTTGAAGAATTAAAGGCGGTGTATGGCCGCATCAATGGGGTCGTGCATTGTGCAGGCGTTGCCGGCGAAGGCTTTCTATTCCGCAAAGACATGGACATTTTTAATAGTGTCCTTACTCCGAAGGTCTTTGGCACTGTCATTATCGATGAATTAACAAGAGATCAGGAGCTTGATTTCTTCATTCTGTTCTCCTCGATGCAAAGTTTGTTCGGCGGACTCGGTCAAGGCGATTACACGGCAGCCAATGCGTTTCTTGATGCATACGCATCGTATCTTTTGAAAAAAGGGTTGGCAGCTCAGACAGTTAACTGGCCTGGTTGGAGTGAAACCGGTATGGCGGTCGACTATCAAGTGGCTGATTCTTTAACTATGTTTAAATCGCTGGATACTCATGTTGCGATTAGCGCTCTGGACAATGTTATAAATTCCAAATTAAGTAATGTGGTTCCGGGCCAGATCAATCTTGATATGCTCTGGCAAATCGGTGAAGACAATCTGCCTTTCGGACTATCTGATGATTTACAGAAGAAACTTGCACGTTATAAGAGAAAGAACAAGGATATAGGAAGTAAGGAAGTAAAAAAACTACTGAATCCAGAAGACTTATTGATTCTGGGAAAGGGTAAGGAGTACACCGAAGCGGAAAAAAATGTGGCCTACATCTATGCAATTACACTTGATTTAGATGAAATAGATATTTACGAAAATTTCAATTCTATTGGTGGCGATTCCATTCATGCTATGCAGCTGATGAAAGAATTAGGTTCCATCTACCCTGGAATGGTTGACATTTCGGATATTTTTACTTATCCAACAGTAGAAGAGCTTGCAGCATTTATTGATAAGAAAAGAGCTGTGGGGAAGGCTGATATTGTTACATTGATGTAA